One Gossypium hirsutum isolate 1008001.06 chromosome A08, Gossypium_hirsutum_v2.1, whole genome shotgun sequence genomic window, AGTAACGTACTTTATGCTTACCTCAACCTAGTCCGactcgaaatatgggcctaaaaatttctCCAAGTCTATCTGTCCATATTTGTAAATGGTTAACCCAAGCCCATTTCTAGCCCGGCCaaatgattttttaaacttttaatatatatatttaatctaatttaatatttaataattttacataaattattattatttatatatagtcatattgtttttttaatgtttacattataatagtattatataacattatatatttaattttcatgtgttataatttatataatatataaaaataacacaatataaaacattacaaacCTAAAAAATGGGTTGGGTCGGGCTCGAgccttgaacattcaaggcctgAACCTTGCCCATATTTGAAATGGACCTAATTTTTTGCTTAAGCTTATTTTTGGATTTAATAATTTTGTCTAAACCCTTCCGGATTTCAAGCGAGCCTCTGGACCTGAGCAAGTAGCTCGACTCATGATTCATGAATAAGTCTACTCTAGAATGGTTATGCTTATCATTTTTTGGTAAGGTTTAGATAGATTAAGGGTAGGGTtgagaaaaaatttgaaaaattgaaaattgatctGAACCATgatgtttaatgattttttatttacaaattaaaagatcATGATTAACTCAATCGAGttgaattctattttttaatttaaaattaatttgacttttaattatgtaaaagtaattatattatatttaaaataatgaaaaatcacttcaaaatactatataaaaattataatagaaGGACTAAATCCAAAAAAAGGTATAGAACAGGGACCTTCTTCAGAATTTGACCTAGTTTTcataaacaaaaagaagaaatggAATTGCGACCCACATATAATCCATGGGTAGCCCGTAAACCCGTCCGTCTTGCCATTTGGGCATTTAGTAAACCCGCCTGAAACCATCGAGTTTTCTCGCTCGGCAAAATCACATTGAAGTTGGACATTTTGCTTCAAATTCACATTCCATCTGCTCTAATCAAGTTAAAGAGGGTTGACAGAGATGGCATCTGGTTGGGGAATCAACGGCACCAAGGGCAGGTGCTACGATTTCTGGGTTGACTTCAGCGAGTGTATGTCCCGTTGCAGAGAGCCCAAGGATTGTGCTCTCCTTCGCGAAGACTATCTCGAGTGTCTCCACCATTCCAAGGAGGTAAGATTTCTGCATTTCAACTGCCCCCCAATATCCTAACTCTTTTTGTCCAATTAGTTTTCTTAACAATATTTCAACTGTAATTTATGAGATAATTTCCTTGAATTTGATGCTTTCTTAATTATTGCCAATCATCCTTAAGGCTTCAAAGTGGGCTGGGATCGGCCTCAATTAGTTTATTGAGAATCGTTTTTAATTGAATAATGTTACATTGTTTTGTTTCAATCATAATTCTGAATCCAAGATACTGTTGGTTGTAGCATGTTTAGATTATGGCTTTCCcttatttgagaaaagggtgagTTGGATCCAT contains:
- the LOC107949650 gene encoding NADH dehydrogenase [ubiquinone] iron-sulfur protein 5-B, coding for MASGWGINGTKGRCYDFWVDFSECMSRCREPKDCALLREDYLECLHHSKEFQRRNRIYKEEQRKLRAAARKDKEGEAGVHHHR